Within Deltaproteobacteria bacterium, the genomic segment CGCTAATTTCTTTTCCAAATGCCCGACCGTCGGCCGACAGCTGAATTCTCGAATCTCGCCGGTCTGTGAGTTTATTCCACAACCGTGGAATAAATTATCATCGACATCGATTGCAATAAAAAATATACCTTCATTCATTGATGGCCTCCTTTGCTTAAGTGTTGTTGCAACAAACCATTTTGTTGCACTCTCTTATTGGGCTAACCAGCGCCCGGTGGCAAGTGCTGAGGTCATCCATATCTTCTAATGGGATTAGCGGGCACGGAAGCCTTCCGCGTTCTCGCCCAGAGGCGAGCCGCGGCTTTCCGTGCCCGCTAATCCGCATTGGGGGCCCCGGCGATTCCGCGATGGGTCGAAAAAGCTAACTCAACTGCAAAGTCGCCTCACTCTATTTTTATATAATCTCAAATATTTGAGAAGAAGTCTTTTCGAGGTAGGGAGAGGTCAAGGGAGAGCCCGCGCCCGGTCGGCCTACTCGGGCTCTCCATTGGCCTCTCCCTACCTCGAAAAGACGTGGCAATATCAGGGCTTTAAAATGTAAGGCGGTTGCTATAGGTTCAAGCCTATGATAGGAAAATGTTTTTCACAAAACACCCTTTCGACGGGTCTATCATTTGCTTGGAACCTGCATGCCGAAAATTTTGCGGAATTGTTTAAAAATTTGTTGGGTTTTGATGCTCTTATTGGCTGGTCCCATTGCAAATGTTGCTGCTCAAGAATCTCTACCCGAATCTTTACCAGAGACGGAAAGTAGTTTTTTAAACAACGCCATCGATGCCAACCATGAACTTTTAGTAAGTCTTGATGATTGTATTAGAATGGCCCTCCTTAATAATAAAGAAATTCGTGCTTCCGATTACGATATTGAGGCGGCGCAGTGGAAACTCCGCGAAGCCAAAGCCGGTGGTATGCCTGTGGTGGAATATAGTGTTGAATTAGGCCCAGCCCCCACCGATATTGATGACGCCCTTGCGAGCATGTTTAATGGGAACATTACGTTAGCCAGTCGGTTTAGACTCGAGTTGGGTATTCCGGTTTATACCTTTGGGAAATTATCGATTGCCCAATCTTTGGCAAAAGATGGGGTTCAAGCTGAACGGGTTAAAAAAGAACAAAAAGAAAATGAAATTGTGGTTAAAGTTAAAAAACTTTATTGGGGGATTTTATTGGCGAGAGACCTCATTGCCTTATTGCAAGAGGCCGAGGGGCATTTAAGTGCCGAAATCCGGCGTAAAGAAAGTGATGAGAAAGAGCCCCCCGATCCTGTAGCCATTACCAAATTAAAATTATTTCGTTTCGAAACTTCTAAAAAGCTTTATGAAGCTGAGCAAAAAGAGCAATTAGCAGTAGAAGGTTTGCGCATTACCCTTGGTGTTTCTAAAAATTATAATTTGAGTATTTTAAACAGACATCTTCAGCCTACTAATTTTAATGTTAAAGAGTTTCAAAGTTATTTAAGTGGTGAGCGAAAAAATAACCCTGATGAAAAATTGCTTAATATTGGCCTGCAAGCCAAAGAAAAACAATATCGCTTAGAAAAACGGGCCTTATTGCCCGACATTGGCGCTGGTGGCTTGTTTGAATTTGGTGTTTCCACCGATCCCATTACCGGGCTGGCTGCAGATGATGACTTTAACAACCCCTTTAATTTTGTAAGAGCAGCGGTGGGGGTTCGGCTTAAAGGTAAACTCGATATCAATGGCCAAGTTTCAAAAATTAAGCGTACTCAAGCCGAGTATTATAGTGCTGCCCTTAAAAAAAGTATTGCCAAAGAAGGGTTAGAGCTTGACTTGCGCAAACAATTTGAAGAGGTAAAAAGGGCTAAGCAAGAACTGGAAGATTCTGATAAAGGCCGGCAATTAGCGCGCCAACTCGTTTTTTTGACTAAAAGTAACCTAGATATTGGAATTGGTGAACCCAACGAATACGCCGATGCGTTGAAACAATACCTCATTATGCGAGGTCGTTATTTAGAAAGCACTTTTAATTATAATACAACGGTGGCTGAACTAGAAGCCAAAATTCAAAGCGCCAGTGAGTTGGTGCAAACGAGGTGATGATGAAAAAAACAATTTTAAGCTACATGTCATTTTTATTATTCATCTTCTTTTTTAGCGCCGTTTCATGGGCAGCCCCCAAAGGTGACGGGGGGGAAGGGCAGGGTAACACCGTCAAACGTATGGGTAATATCAATGCAGCCCCTGGCACACCCACTCGAGCTATTTTAGATATCGAAGATAAAATGAAGTCTTATAAAACTCAAAAACCGCTTAGCGCGGCTGATGAAGAATACAATGCCAAAATAAAACGAGAAATCATTCAGGGCACCTTTGATTTAAGAGAGCTGTGCCGCCGTTCGCTTGATAAACATTGGGATCAACGCTCCGGGGCCGAGCAAGATCAATTTGTCAATCTTATGTCGCGCATTCTTGAAAAAAAGGCCCTTTTTACCAGTGAACAAAGCAAAACAAGGGGTAAAAAATATGTGGTTAATTATCGAGGCGATAGTTTTTCGCAAGGGAATATGGCCATTTCAAAAATTCATATTCGCACCCAAGACAATAACGAGGTCAACATTCAATACCGGTTTCGCAAAGTGGGGTCGCAGTGGAGAATTTACGATGTAGTGGTAGACGATGCTAGCCTGGTTGATAATTATCGCTATCAATTCGATAGTATCATTAAAAAATATGGTTACGGCGAACTTGTCAACCGCATGAATAAAAAATTGATGGAACATGATGAATAAAAAACGTTGCATCATGATTTTGGCTGATGGGGCTCGTTACAGCACTTTCCAAAAGCTACTCCAACAAGGCCAATTGCCAGCTTTTGAAGAAATTTTTTTAAAAGAAGGCAAGCTCTTAAAAGGGGTTAGCGTTTTCCCTTCCACCACGGGGCCAGCTTATTTGCCTTATTTAACAGGGTGTTTCCCCGGCACCTGTAATATCCCCGGGATTCGTTGGTTTGATAAACAAGAATATTCTGCCTTCGTTTTTTCCACTTGCAAATTTCGCAGTTATGTAGGGCTAGAGAGTTATTTGATGGACCGCGATATGAACTCAAACATCCCCACGCTCTTTGAGCTCATCCCTAAATCTTTTAATATTTTCAGTGCGGTCAGCAAAGGCGCCAAACACCATGTCTCCCGGCATGCCAAAATTTGGTATTGGTTTTATTGTCATCTTACCGATCGCTGGGATGTAGCTGATAAGGCCGCTTTTCAAAAAACTTTGAAAATCATTGAGGGCGATTTTGAATTTTTATTCGTCGTGTTTCCTGGGATCGATGAATTTTCTCATTTAAGTTCGCCCGAGCATCCCTCAACCTTAGAAGCTTATCAAAAACTCGATACCTATTTTGGCGAGGTGGGCACGCGTTTAAAACAATTGGGCAAATACGATGACACCCTCTTTTTACTAGTAAGCGATCATGGGCTGTCGGAATGCCATACCCATTATGGAGTAGGGGAGATGTTAGAAACTCATGGGTTAAAAACGCTGTATCACCCTAAGGTTCATCGCTTACGCCTAGATGCGGCTAGTATGACTTCGGGCAATGCCATGACCCACATTTATTTCAAAGGGCAAAACCAGTGGGCCGAGCGCTTAACTCATGAAGCATTGCAGGGCCAATATGCAGAAATTTTAGCAGAACTTAGAAATGAACCCGCCGTTGGTTTAATGTTAACTCAAGCTGCCTCGGGTTGGATCAATGTTGAAAGTAAAATTGGCCAAGCCATTATCAAAGAAAATCCAGATTCAATTGAGTATCAGGTTTTAAAAGGGGACCCCTTTGGTTATTCTGCTTTGCCCACAAAAATGACCCAACAAGAGGCCTTAGCTCAAACCATCCATACGCAATATCCTGATGCTTTAGTTCAGATACCTCAGCTATTTCGTTCATCGCGTACCGGTGATGTGGTTTTAAGCGCTGCACCAGGCTATGACTTGCGTCTACGCTTTGAAAACCCCGAACACCAATCCGGCCACGGCGCTCTGCACGAACAACACATGCTTGTGCCAATCTTTATCAATGCCCCCGTCACTCAAGACTACGCCCGCAGCGTGGATGTGTTTCCCACCGTATTAAAATTAATGGGCTTAGAGATTCCTGATGGGATTGATGGAGAGGTTATTCATTAACTCGGGCGCAACCCGGTTGATCAACAAAACCAGGAGCAGCCATGTCAGTATAATAAGCTTTTACAAAGACATCTAACTTTCCATCTAAATAACTTACAACCATTGCATTGGCCCACCGATAATTTAAATTGCTGCCTTCCAAATGATGCTGAAGCCCAACTTCAATAAAGGCTTTTGAGAGTGTTGTATTAGCAAAGCCACCTTTTTGATAAGCACCCAGCTGTTGTTCGGTAAAACCAATACGAAACAATAAATACCGCGCCATCGTCATATAACCACGCACCTCGTTAGCCAAGGCTACTTGTTTGTTGACTTCCCCTAGACAGATCTCACTCCCCATTTCCAAGGTTTTTAATACATAACTCCATGCAACCACACTGTCATAAGTAAAGGTTTTAATCTCTTGTTGGGCAAAATCTAAATTAAATGAAAATTTTGTGCGAACTTGGTTTGGGCTAGGGGCATGAGGTGATTTAGGAATAGTATGCTTGTGGCCATTGTCACATTTTAATTTCCATTCAACACTCCAATTTTCATTACGACGCTTTTCGGTGAGCAGATGATCCGTTTCATGAATTAACAAACTAGCCGGTGCCCCAGCCGTAACGATCATTTCATTATTTATTGGATCGTAAATGCCAATAAACCCTTCAGGAACTTCGCCTTCATTTGGGTAACGAAATTTAACATAAGGTAATTCTTCTTGGATTAATTTCAAATCAGCCAGCAATTCATCGTAGATTTTGGGCCGGTCTTGCATTTTTTCGAGAGCGGCAATATCGAGATTGATTTGCTTACTTAGCGTAGTTTTTTCAGGGTGATTGAAATTAGGAGCGGGTTTAAAGGTGGGTTCCCATTCAATAAAGTCCCAAAAAGTAGAGGGATTTTGTTTGATGAATTCTTGGGCCTTTACAACACGATTTTCACCAGGCTTAATAGTAAATTTCTCAAAATTACCCTGCTTTCCATCACCATCAAGATCAGCCCAATAAGTCGTCGGATTAATTTGATAAAATTCAGCTTTTTTTTTGAATTCCGGAGCTCCCATATCCACCTTCTTAATTTTATCCCACCCTGATTAAAGGCTTATCGTTTTCTAAACAAAACTGTTGCTCAGGTTAAAAATAGACACTTGACTGGTTAAATAGTCATGATAATGTATATCCATGGCAAAGCCGCATAATTCCGGAATTAAGATTAGTGACTTTAAAACCCATTGTTTACGTTTGCTCGATGAAACGGGAAAGAAAGGCAAGGAGTATACGATCCTTAAAAAAGGCGTACCGTTGGCTCGAGTTGTACCTGTGAAAAAACCCAAAAAGATTGTTCGTAGAGGTTCTTTGAAAGGCCTAGCCACTTTAGAAGGTGATATTGTTTATGTTAGTTTTAGCGAAGATTGGGACGTGTTAAAATAGTGAAGATTTTGCTAGACACCCACATCCTACTTTGGTGGTACCTCGATTCTCCAAAGATTTCTACTGAATATCTAAGAATTCTTGAACAAAAAGAAGCACAAGAACAACCCATAGGTCTTTCAATTATTTCTTTGTGGGAAATTTCTAAACTTGTTTCATTAGGAAAATTCAAAATCAATTTTTCTCTTGATCAATGGTTTTTTGATCTTGAAGAAGATCCGCTTCTTCAAATTTATCCGTTAAGTGCAGGGGTCATTTTGGAGAGCAATCGCTTGGGTAATGAATTTCCTAAAGACCCTGCTGATCAACTCATTGCAGCAACAGCGCGTTATCATGAACTTCATCTCATGACAGTTGATAAACTTATCATTCAATCTAAAATGGTGGCCGTAGTATGAACCCTGTCCTTTTGTTAGTGAGCAAGGGGAACTAGTTTTGAAGATAAGATTTTTTTGTCGCGAGTCAAAAGGGGGATTTTATGAACAACACTTGTGGCCGCAATGATTTCGTCAGCCGGATCTCCTTTAAAATCAAGTTGTATGGATTGTTGGCAAATGGCTAAGTCTAAAGGAATGATTTCGATTCTTGCCAAAATTTGACGAAATTCCTTATCTTCTAGATCGTAATCAATTCGTTTGAGTTGGGATAGCTTGGCGATTTCCCATAAAACAATGGCAGAAATACACCATGGATTTTTGGAAAGTAGGCGTCTTTCAGATAGGTTTAAATCACCTGTTAAGGCATAGAGTAAAATATGGGTGTCAAGATTGAGCATTCCATTTTACTCCGGTGGATAAAACTTCATCTTTAATTTTAAGCTTTCCCTTTAAGCGCCCAATCAATTGAGCAGAATCTGTGTTAAAAGGATAAATTTTAGCAATGGGTTTTCCTCGTTTGGTAACGAGCAAGCCATCGGAATCTAGTTGTTCTAAGATGGCAAGGCACTGTTCCTTGAATTTTGCAGCCCCAATTTTTTTCACAAAGCCATTATACTATAGACAAATAAAATGTCTAGTCATTTTAAATGTCCATTATAATGCTTCACTCTTGCAGGGAGAGCGCTTGGGTTATTTTGTCAGCCGCGCTCCATCGGCGACCCTCATGGGACTAGCCGGCACGGACTTCCTGTCATTGCGAGCCCAACGGGCGTGGCAATCTCACCGGTTAAACAGAAGAGATTGCTTCGGCTGGCTGGCCTCGCAATGACAGAGGAGACCCCGCCGCATAAGCTAATGGCTTCCTCAACAATTTGAGCACTCTCCACCCGTCACTGAAGGGTTACAGATCAAGCAAAAATACCCTTGACCAAGTAGAGGAGTTATGTCTATGAATGAATCATCATTCATTATGAATGGTGGTTCATTCAATTTATGGAAATAGCTAAAAACACATCAGAAAAGTACCAAAAGATCATCGAGGCCGCTACCAAGGTCTTTGCGAAAAAAGGTTTTTATAACTCCAAGGTGGCGGATATTGCTGCCGAGGCCGATGTGGCCGATGGTACCATCTACTTATATTTCAAAAACAAAGATGACATCCTTATCTCTATTTTTGAACACAGCATGGATGTGTTTATCTCAACGGTTAAAAAAACCTTAGAAA encodes:
- a CDS encoding TolC family protein, encoding MPKILRNCLKICWVLMLLLAGPIANVAAQESLPESLPETESSFLNNAIDANHELLVSLDDCIRMALLNNKEIRASDYDIEAAQWKLREAKAGGMPVVEYSVELGPAPTDIDDALASMFNGNITLASRFRLELGIPVYTFGKLSIAQSLAKDGVQAERVKKEQKENEIVVKVKKLYWGILLARDLIALLQEAEGHLSAEIRRKESDEKEPPDPVAITKLKLFRFETSKKLYEAEQKEQLAVEGLRITLGVSKNYNLSILNRHLQPTNFNVKEFQSYLSGERKNNPDEKLLNIGLQAKEKQYRLEKRALLPDIGAGGLFEFGVSTDPITGLAADDDFNNPFNFVRAAVGVRLKGKLDINGQVSKIKRTQAEYYSAALKKSIAKEGLELDLRKQFEEVKRAKQELEDSDKGRQLARQLVFLTKSNLDIGIGEPNEYADALKQYLIMRGRYLESTFNYNTTVAELEAKIQSASELVQTR
- a CDS encoding ABC transporter substrate-binding protein, whose translation is MKKTILSYMSFLLFIFFFSAVSWAAPKGDGGEGQGNTVKRMGNINAAPGTPTRAILDIEDKMKSYKTQKPLSAADEEYNAKIKREIIQGTFDLRELCRRSLDKHWDQRSGAEQDQFVNLMSRILEKKALFTSEQSKTRGKKYVVNYRGDSFSQGNMAISKIHIRTQDNNEVNIQYRFRKVGSQWRIYDVVVDDASLVDNYRYQFDSIIKKYGYGELVNRMNKKLMEHDE
- a CDS encoding alkaline phosphatase family protein, whose product is MNKKRCIMILADGARYSTFQKLLQQGQLPAFEEIFLKEGKLLKGVSVFPSTTGPAYLPYLTGCFPGTCNIPGIRWFDKQEYSAFVFSTCKFRSYVGLESYLMDRDMNSNIPTLFELIPKSFNIFSAVSKGAKHHVSRHAKIWYWFYCHLTDRWDVADKAAFQKTLKIIEGDFEFLFVVFPGIDEFSHLSSPEHPSTLEAYQKLDTYFGEVGTRLKQLGKYDDTLFLLVSDHGLSECHTHYGVGEMLETHGLKTLYHPKVHRLRLDAASMTSGNAMTHIYFKGQNQWAERLTHEALQGQYAEILAELRNEPAVGLMLTQAASGWINVESKIGQAIIKENPDSIEYQVLKGDPFGYSALPTKMTQQEALAQTIHTQYPDALVQIPQLFRSSRTGDVVLSAAPGYDLRLRFENPEHQSGHGALHEQHMLVPIFINAPVTQDYARSVDVFPTVLKLMGLEIPDGIDGEVIH
- a CDS encoding type II toxin-antitoxin system prevent-host-death family antitoxin, giving the protein MAKPHNSGIKISDFKTHCLRLLDETGKKGKEYTILKKGVPLARVVPVKKPKKIVRRGSLKGLATLEGDIVYVSFSEDWDVLK
- a CDS encoding type II toxin-antitoxin system VapC family toxin, whose product is MKILLDTHILLWWYLDSPKISTEYLRILEQKEAQEQPIGLSIISLWEISKLVSLGKFKINFSLDQWFFDLEEDPLLQIYPLSAGVILESNRLGNEFPKDPADQLIAATARYHELHLMTVDKLIIQSKMVAVV
- a CDS encoding type II toxin-antitoxin system VapC family toxin — protein: MLNLDTHILLYALTGDLNLSERRLLSKNPWCISAIVLWEIAKLSQLKRIDYDLEDKEFRQILARIEIIPLDLAICQQSIQLDFKGDPADEIIAATSVVHKIPLLTRDKKILSSKLVPLAH